The sequence below is a genomic window from Escherichia marmotae.
CGCAAAATCAGTTTCGACAGAGGAATACGTACCGGACAAACGCTGTCACAGGCTGTACATAAAGAACAGGCGTAGGGGAGATCTTTAAAATCTTTATAGCCGCCAAGCAGTGGCGAAATCACTGCGCCGATTGGCCCTGGGTAAATAGAACCATATCCGTGGCCACCAATATGGCGATATGCCGGACAAGTATTCATACAGGCCCCGCAGCGAATACAACGCAGCACATCCCGAAATTCAGAGGCCAGCACCTCAGAGCGCCCGTTGTCGACAATAACCAGATGAAACTCTTCAGGGCCATCAACGTGTCCGGCTTCGCGCGGCCCTGTCAGCCAGGTGTTGTATCCCGTCAAACGCGCGCCAACAGCACTGCGCGCCAGCATGGTAATCAATACATCAACCTCGGCAAAAGTGGGGGCAATACGCTCCATCCCCATTACCGCAATGTGCGTTTTAGGTAACGTGGTACACATCCGCGCATTGCCTTCATTGGTCACCAGGCATACCGAACCCGTCTCTGCCACCGCGAAATTACAGCCGGTAATACCGATTTCAGCACTGAGGAAATCTTCGCGGATTTTTTGCCGGATGAATAAGGTCATTGCTTCAGGCGTTTCCGGGCCGTCATAGCCCAGGCATTCATGTAGCACCCGGCGGATCTGGTGGCGATCTTTATGGATAGCCGGAACCACTACATGAGATGGCGGATCTTGATCCAACTGGAGAATATATTCACCCAAATCAGTTTCAATCACCTGAATGCCCGCATCCTGCAACACATGGTTGACACCAATCTCTTCGGTCACCATTGATTTGGACTTCACCACCTTCCGCGCGTTTTTACGTTGGGCAACCTGTAAAATATAGCGGGTAGCGTCTTCTTTGGTTTTTGCGAAATAGACGTGGCCGCCGTTTTGCGTCACTTTTTCTGAGAGCTGGTACAGATAAGCGTCAAGATTACTCAGAACATGATCACGAATCTGGGCGGCACGATCACGCCACTCCTCCCAGTGCCCTAATTCATCAACCATTTTTTGCCGATTTGCACCAATACGCTGCTGCGCGTTTGCCACCGCTTTGCGCATGATCGGATCTTCAATTTGCTGACGGATGCGTGTTTTAAATTCTGTATTACTGGTTTTGATCGACATCTTTATATCCTCAGCGACTCATCAGCACTTCAGCAATATGCATCACTTTGACTTTCTGCCCTTCCCGTTGTAACCGCCCACTAATGTTCAGCAGGCAACTCACGTCAGCACCAATGAGATACTCAGGACGAACCTCCATCAGATGTGAAACCTTTTCTTTCACCATCTCGCCGGATATTTCGGCCATTTTGACCGAGAATGTGCCGCCAAATCCGCAGCAGGTGTCCTGTTCGGCAAAGGGCAACAACTCCAGCCCGCGCACATTTTTCAGGAGCGTAAGTGGCTCATCCTTCACCCCCAACTTACGGGCCAGACTGCAAGACGGGTGATACACTGCCCTCCCTTGCAAGCTGGCTCCTACATCAACTACCCCTAATTTATTAACAATAAAAGAGGTGAGATCCTGCATACGCGCAGCGACCTTTTCGGCACGTAATGCCCATTCAGGCTCCTCAGCCAGATAGGTCGGGTAACTTTTTACGGCATAGGTGCAGGAACCGGCAGGAGAAATAATGGGATCGTCGTTTTCCTCCAGTGCGGCGATCAGATTTTTCATCCCTGGAATCGCTTCTTTGATATAACCACTATTGATCGCTGGCTGACCGCAGCATCCCTGTTTCTCCGGGAAATTGACGTGACAGCCGAGTTTTTCCAGTAGCAACACGGAGTCTCGTGCCATCCTTGATTTCAGTGCATCACCAATACAGGTAACAAAGAAATTTACATTCACAACCAATACTCCATTACTTCATTTCTGTTTATGCCCGATGGCAACCACCCCTTATGGGTTATCAATCATCAACAAAAATAGGGGCTCTTTTTTAATCAGGTAGCAAAATACAATTTCAAACTCATTTGTATGACAAAACAGATAATCCGTCATTCAATTCCGGGATGCAATAACTAATTTTATTTCTTTCGGCATCGCTCACATTTTTATAATGACACACACTATCAACACGGGATCATGAATTTGATTTAAGAAGGCCATAAAGTTCATAGCCATGAACTCCCATACCTATTTTGAGCTACTCATTTTGGAGCTGTGAAAATATACATTCATTGTTTTATACGTCGAGTAATCAACAATAAACATACAATCATCAACAGCCATAATTTTATTTTACTGAAGCGATTCAGTTTGCATTTTTTATTTTTACAATGAGATAGCCTTCTTCGGAAAAATATATAAACAAGGTCAAGCAATATAGTTGGAAATAGAAATGCACGGATATTTAATGTTTGCTATAGCACTCTCACCTTTGCTCCTTATGGTATTTCTGATTCTGAAACTGAAGATGCCTATTCATTATTCAGTTCTGATATCACTGGCATTCACTGCTGTTTTATCTGTCCTGTTCTGGGACATGCCAGTACAAAATCTTAAAGCCTCCGTGAGTTATGGCGCACTCAAAGGGTTATGGCCGATAGTGATTGTGATCCTCGGCGCGATATTCAGTTATAACGTGATGCAGGCAACCAAAGCGCTGGATATTCTCCGCGATATTCTCGCCAGTATTAGCGAAGATAAGCGTATCCAGGTACTCCTTATTTCGTGGTGTTTTGGTGGTTTTCTTGAAGCTGCCGCCGGTTACGGTACAGCGGTCGCAATCCCTATCGGTATCCTCATCGCGCTGGGATTCAACCCACTGAAAGCCGCAATTGCTTCACTGGTTGCTAATACCGTACCTACAGCGTTTGGGGCAGTGGGTATTCCGGTTTCGATTCTGGCCGAACAGGTTAACCTGTCGGTTTACACCTTAGGTGGCACAATTATTCTGCAATTGGCGATTTTTAATCTCCTGCTGCCCTTTGTCATTATTGGTATTATTGGCGGCGGTGTGAAAGCAATTCGCGGCGTATTCCTTATCACGCTGCTATGTGGCATTGCGACACTTGTTCCGCAGTATTTTGTTGCCATACATCTCGGTGCCGAATTACCCGCTTTTGCTGGCAGCCTGGTTAGCCTTTTCACTGTCGCAATTGCCAGCCGTTTACGCAAAAGATACGTAGATCCCGAGTGGCGTATTGAAGCCAGCCATACCTGTGAAATGGCACCACGCTCAGTAAAGGTGCTGTTTCGGGTCGGCTCTATTTACCTGTTCATTTTTATCTTTATTCTGCTGTGCTCACCGTTATTCCCAACGATAAAGGCGGCAGCATCTCAGTTAGCTTCAGCACTGCATTTTTCACTGGTCGATGGTGGAACATTGGTGTTAAAAATCGAATGGCTCACGACGCCAGGAATGCTGATTATCTTTGCGACTATTCTCGGCGGTTTTATTCAGGGGGCTTCAGCACGCGGTATGCTGGAAGTTTTTGTCAAAACCGTACTCCAACTTAAAAA
It includes:
- a CDS encoding LutB/LldF family L-lactate oxidation iron-sulfur protein, which translates into the protein MSIKTSNTEFKTRIRQQIEDPIMRKAVANAQQRIGANRQKMVDELGHWEEWRDRAAQIRDHVLSNLDAYLYQLSEKVTQNGGHVYFAKTKEDATRYILQVAQRKNARKVVKSKSMVTEEIGVNHVLQDAGIQVIETDLGEYILQLDQDPPSHVVVPAIHKDRHQIRRVLHECLGYDGPETPEAMTLFIRQKIREDFLSAEIGITGCNFAVAETGSVCLVTNEGNARMCTTLPKTHIAVMGMERIAPTFAEVDVLITMLARSAVGARLTGYNTWLTGPREAGHVDGPEEFHLVIVDNGRSEVLASEFRDVLRCIRCGACMNTCPAYRHIGGHGYGSIYPGPIGAVISPLLGGYKDFKDLPYACSLCTACDSVCPVRIPLSKLILRHRRVMAEKGITAKAEQRAIKMFAYANSHPGLWKVGMMAGAHAASWFINGGKTPLRIGAISDWMEARDLPEADGESFRSWFKKHQAQEKKNG
- a CDS encoding (Fe-S)-binding protein; this encodes MNVNFFVTCIGDALKSRMARDSVLLLEKLGCHVNFPEKQGCCGQPAINSGYIKEAIPGMKNLIAALEENDDPIISPAGSCTYAVKSYPTYLAEEPEWALRAEKVAARMQDLTSFIVNKLGVVDVGASLQGRAVYHPSCSLARKLGVKDEPLTLLKNVRGLELLPFAEQDTCCGFGGTFSVKMAEISGEMVKEKVSHLMEVRPEYLIGADVSCLLNISGRLQREGQKVKVMHIAEVLMSR
- a CDS encoding L-lactate permease, whose amino-acid sequence is MHGYLMFAIALSPLLLMVFLILKLKMPIHYSVLISLAFTAVLSVLFWDMPVQNLKASVSYGALKGLWPIVIVILGAIFSYNVMQATKALDILRDILASISEDKRIQVLLISWCFGGFLEAAAGYGTAVAIPIGILIALGFNPLKAAIASLVANTVPTAFGAVGIPVSILAEQVNLSVYTLGGTIILQLAIFNLLLPFVIIGIIGGGVKAIRGVFLITLLCGIATLVPQYFVAIHLGAELPAFAGSLVSLFTVAIASRLRKRYVDPEWRIEASHTCEMAPRSVKVLFRVGSIYLFIFIFILLCSPLFPTIKAAASQLASALHFSLVDGGTLVLKIEWLTTPGMLIIFATILGGFIQGASARGMLEVFVKTVLQLKNSIIAIMAIVAMATVMDLSGIISTLAQSIVDLTGSSYVFLAPVIGALGTFVTGSDTNSNILFGKLQTIVASKLHIDPNWLAAANTSGATGGKMISPQSIAIAVSATKMEGQANQIMSGTMKYCCAYIAILGLKVGLFYFWFMR